The region CCCGTCTACCTCCCTGCCTGGAGtgccctccctcctcctgcaggccTCCCCCTCCTCGTCCATCAGGTCCTCCTCCTGGGAGAGCAGGGCGGCTGTAGCGCTGTTGTTGCCTGGGAAGAGGGCAGCGAACCCTGTCACCACTGAGCTCCTGGCACTATTCCCAAAGCGCTGGCTCTCAGGGCTCATCGGCTCACTGTCCTCCTGCTCTGACAGCAAGTCGTGTTCGTCTTTAACAAGTGGCTCAGTGCCCTGCTGCTGGCTGTCGAGGGCCAGCTGTCCCGAGACGTAGGAGGGGTGTAAGGGATCTCTGCTAGACAGAGGCTTGAAAGACAAATCCAGTGCACAGTCCATGTCATCTGAAGCCCGGGACCTCTGGGACAGCAATACGGTGGAACTACtgacatcagcttttgtttttccagctgtttggGCACGGGGCTCGGCCTCTGCTGACACATAATTGACACCTACAAGGTCCGGGGACCTACCAGAGTGACCGTTCGCCTTCTGCCTGCTCTGCGTGGACCTATCACAATCTGTGACAGCCAGCCTGACTTTGCTGTTGTCCATGTCAAACTCTTCTGCAGGGGGGGCCCTGTGAAGCCCTTGGGGCTGCCGCTGAACGAGCTGCTTACTGTGCAGCTCGCCATCCGAGGAATTTTCCCTGTCCAGACAGCTGAGTCCCAGGCCCTCTCCGATCTTTTCATCCAGTGAGGAGAGCTCCTTGTCTTTGAGCTTGCCTTTGCACACTTTCACGATATCGTACATGTGGAGGTAGCTGGCTGCTGCCAGAACATCCTCCACAGGCAGAGTGCTGAATTCCAACTTCCCCTCATACATAAATTCAAGGAGCAGACTGAAAGCCGGGGCTGTCACAATGTCACTGTTGAGATGCACAACGTCCCTTTTGTCTAGCTGGTCCCTGTAGAAGAGATGGAAGTACAtgctgcaggaggccagcaCGGCTCTGTGCGCTTTGAATCGAGCCTGCCCGACAAGAACAGTGCAGTCACAGAGGAAACCTTGGTGACGCTGCTGACTCAGACACTGCAGCAACTGGCGGCTATGGTCTGGGAACTCCATTCTTCCTTCATAACCTGacgaaaaacaggaaaaacaggatATGGGATCAAGCAAATGAGGCAGCATTTAGAGGGCACAGCGCAGTGTCAGGCACACCAAAGTGGCCAAAAAGCCGACAGATGTGGACCAAATGACTTCGAAGTGACGACAAACCCccactttttaaacacaagctCAAAGAATCTTTTCGGATCTTAATTAGTTAAGGCAGGAAAATCTGTATCTGTCTGTCAACTTTCTCCAACTTGAACATTCCTCCTGGAAGGCACGCTACGCCGCGCTCACCCACCCATGAATCGCGGCGTAAATagaccccccaccaccaccaccaccaccaccaccaccaccacctcccctCTCCAAATTATTCCCAAGTATTTCATGCGCTTCCACCAAATGTGGCCAAAAGTGACGCACCGGCGcctctccaaacacacacacacacacacacacacacacaaacacaaacagcgcTGTTTACAGGACAAGCAGAGCGGGACTGGGAGTGATAGtccaggaggagaagaggaggactgaagtgaaaaaaataagagcttGCAGAGTGAGTAAACTGGTGCTCTGTTTGCTAATTACACTGCAAGCTGTGGAGTCAGCTGC is a window of Kryptolebias marmoratus isolate JLee-2015 linkage group LG10, ASM164957v2, whole genome shotgun sequence DNA encoding:
- the zbtb42 gene encoding zinc finger and BTB domain-containing protein 18.2 produces the protein MEFPDHSRQLLQCLSQQRHQGFLCDCTVLVGQARFKAHRAVLASCSMYFHLFYRDQLDKRDVVHLNSDIVTAPAFSLLLEFMYEGKLEFSTLPVEDVLAAASYLHMYDIVKVCKGKLKDKELSSLDEKIGEGLGLSCLDRENSSDGELHSKQLVQRQPQGLHRAPPAEEFDMDNSKVRLAVTDCDRSTQSRQKANGHSGRSPDLVGVNYVSAEAEPRAQTAGKTKADVSSSTVLLSQRSRASDDMDCALDLSFKPLSSRDPLHPSYVSGQLALDSQQQGTEPLVKDEHDLLSEQEDSEPMSPESQRFGNSARSSVVTGFAALFPGNNSATAALLSQEEDLMDEEGEACRRREGTPGREVDGRGRLLGDSEEEEEDDLASSDISTSSGVLLPPGQQVCVCPLCSKVFPSPHVLQLHLSSHFREKDGARSKLSPDGSVPTCMQCNKTFSCMYTLKRHERTHSGEKPFTCGQCGKSFQYSHNLSRHAVVHTREKPHACKWCERRFTQSGDLYRHIRKFHCGLVKTLAIG